A single window of Methanothermobacter marburgensis str. Marburg DNA harbors:
- a CDS encoding dihydromethanopterin reductase (acceptor), which yields MRIAWAFTGAGHLLLESVEALEEMVSRGHEVTILLSGAAEEVLRMYGLFERVRKLSGGYYREFVLESDEGYSFPITGRLSMGRYDLLVVSPVTSNTVAKIVHGIADTLVTNAVAQAGKGGVPVYCVPVDLEEGDVETVLPSKLELELCRRCEQCLAAAACPGDAIVPGVEIRLLKCRGCGLCQSACPYGAVSGGRIITIHMREVDIRNTERLSSMEGITVFERPGEILGNI from the coding sequence ATGAGAATTGCCTGGGCATTCACAGGGGCCGGGCACCTCCTCCTTGAGAGTGTGGAGGCACTGGAGGAGATGGTTTCCAGGGGTCACGAGGTAACCATACTCCTATCAGGTGCCGCAGAGGAGGTTCTGAGGATGTACGGCCTCTTTGAAAGGGTCAGGAAACTTTCTGGCGGATACTACAGGGAATTTGTCCTTGAAAGTGACGAGGGCTACAGCTTCCCCATAACAGGCAGGCTCTCCATGGGTAGGTATGACCTTCTGGTGGTATCCCCTGTAACATCCAATACCGTGGCCAAGATAGTTCATGGCATAGCCGACACACTTGTGACAAACGCCGTGGCCCAGGCAGGTAAGGGGGGAGTGCCGGTGTACTGCGTCCCGGTGGACCTTGAGGAGGGGGACGTTGAAACGGTCCTCCCATCAAAACTTGAACTTGAACTCTGCAGGAGATGCGAGCAGTGCCTTGCTGCAGCTGCATGTCCCGGGGACGCCATAGTGCCGGGGGTTGAGATAAGGCTCCTCAAGTGCAGGGGCTGCGGTCTGTGTCAGAGCGCATGTCCATATGGTGCTGTCTCAGGGGGGAGGATAATAACCATCCACATGAGGGAGGTGGACATCAGAAACACAGAGAGGCTCTCTTCAATGGAGGGCATAACCGTGTTTGAGAGGCCCGGGGAAATTCTCGGGAACATATGA